In the genome of Populus trichocarpa isolate Nisqually-1 chromosome 10, P.trichocarpa_v4.1, whole genome shotgun sequence, the window AAGTAATTAATATCCtatcaaaaaaaggaaaagaaattaaagagtgtatatatgaattttgacgttaaagttaaatatttaaagttaCAAAAATTGGGTGGTAGAGCATATAGTAATGGAAAGaacaatgaaattaattttggtatactttaagattgtttattttttaaagttaacaaaATTGTGTGGTAGAGCCTATAGTAATGAAAAGAGCAATGAAACTAATTTTGGTATACTTTGAGattgtttattatttctaaaaatattgaataatgttGCTAACAAAACTATATAGCTATGTATCatcattttaagcaaaaatattCTCTGATTTTGTAAAGTTCAAAAACATttctaataaaaacattattagtaattaaatattaaatttatgatgttgtaaaaatttagttattttttcctttagcacataagcaaataaatatattttgagaaaataaagtGAATTATGTGCAAAGCACATACCATAAAAGCTAGTTCTTCAAAATATCCCGAcgcttttttgaaaaaaaaatctggactTTAAAACCTCAACTTGTTTACAATTTGGATGGCAAACAGATATTTGTATGTCATGCTTAGGGCAAGATGATAGAGAAACAGGACTCCTTGACATTACCTTTGATACATACCATCTGAAGTCTTGTTACTTTGATTAGTGCAAGTTAGCTTTAATGCATCCTAAACAAGCGCTTTTGAAGGGCTGGTCAACTAAGGGAATTGGGTTGACTCAATTCTTGaatgaaatgataaaaccaTGAATgagaatcatttttattttgaaaatcagaGGATTATACAACTaggaaacactaaaaaaatcctttttggCAAAAGACTATTCTTTAACAAGTATGAAGTAGGAAGGCTGCCTTCATTGTCCATCAAATCCTACCAAAATATTTTAGACATGAATTGCACACAGAACCagtaaacaacataaaaaatgacaaagacaAAGATATCATTGGAtttcacaagaaaataatttccaaGTGTTCCTAAGAAGTCTCAACTAGCAAACCAAAAGGCTGAGGTTTAGAGCACTTACAGTGGCTTCTGGGTTGTGAATTAGGGCACATAACACATCCACCAGCTCTCCAAGATTATGAGGAGGAATTTTGGTTGCCATGCCAACCTGAAGAGTATGAAAGGATGTTACTTTGAGTTACTTAACTGCAAAAACATATACTAAGAGGATGAGAAAGAAGATGGAAAACAAGAGCAAGTACAGAAGTCACTTTTtagggaaaataaaaagaaatgcattaaaattacCGCAATCCCAGAAGAACCATTCAACAATAAAGTTGGAAGCCGAGTAGGAAAAAGTGAAGGTTCCTTTTGGGAATTGTCAAAGTTAGGGACAAAATCAACCTGCAAGAAATGCAATATAATGACTCAACACGATGTTGGGGACAAATTAAAACATGGAAACCATGTAAAAACATACAATAGAGAATAGCACTTACTGTATCTTGTTCGAGATCAGCCAAAAAAACTGCCTCTGTAAGTCCCTGCAAGAATTGTACACAAAATCAACTGCCTATACTTCAAGGCCATTGTTTCTTTAAGCATATAAACaagaatataagaaataatGAACAATAAGATTGTACCACCAGTGAGTGCAAGCAACTAGAACAAGCACATGAGAATAATGTACCAAAAATGTATGTTTTGACCTCAGGATAAGACAATTGAACTGATGTAgtacataataaaataagaagatgAGGCAGTGTATTAAAAGTTAAGATGTAACAAAAGTGTTGAGGACATCGAGTGAAATACAAGACATTGCGTGCATGAATACACTTAAACATCAGACACAAATGAAACCAAACCATGTCAAACTTCCTAACACAAATAAATATACATTGAGGTACATTtgctaaaatgaaaattaagtcTTAAAACATACATCCAGCCTGCATTCTGTATAACGCATGGCGGCAGGAGGATCCGCATCAACCGAACCAAAATTCCCATGCCCTTGAATAAGAGGGCATCTCAGTGAGAAATCCTGAATAATAAAACCAATTGTAACTAAATAATTTCAAGTGATTAGGAGATAAACGGGCAGTTTCAGCAATCAAAACGCAAAGcaaatagcaaaaaaataatcccaTTTTACCTGCGCCATTCGAACTAGAGCATCATAGACAGCAGTATCTCCATGGGGATGAAACTTGcccaaaacctagaaaaaaaaatgaaacccaaaacaaaataatcagaTAATAATTATCATTGGTTACAACAATTATTGAGAGCTTTATTCAACAACTAACCTCACCAACAACTCTAGCACATTTTTTAAACGGCTTTTTCGAAGAAAGCCCCAATTCATGCATTGCAAATCTAtaaattcaaaggaaaaaacacaaaattataaaattaaaaaccaacacccgaaaataacaaaacaaaggaGAAGACAAAAGGGGGTCTCACAGAATCCTCCGGTGAACTGGTTTTAGCCCATCTCTAACATCGGGCAAGGCTCTACCAAGCAAAACAGACATAGCATAAGCCATATAGGCCTCAGTAGCCTCTTTATGAAGCTCCGTTTGAACAACCCGCCCATTTCCACCGCCTGGACTACCCCCATTCGGATCCTTCACTAACAGGCTCCCATTCTCACTATCATCAGTGGCGGGTTCCTCACGGCGGCGAGATTGAACAACGGGACGGATGcggggggaggaggaggagaagcgGAGGTCGGAGACGGAGCGGTGGTGGAGGAAAGAGAAATAACGGCGGGAAGGAGGAGGGAGACGGTGGAGAAGAGAGGAGAGACGGAGAGTGGAGGGGAGAGACATGGGGTCGCAAGAATTAGGGTTTAATCTTGTAAGAGAAGAGGGGTTCATGCCATGGAAGAAGAGGAAAGATTGGGAAAAGAAATGAAGGGTTTGGGTTTCTTTGGGgctttttttagggtttaaggaTGTTTATGTCTCTCCGAATGCGTTGGGGATTGTGCAAAGTTGTCTTTTTGTTGGGTTCTTGCGCGCCAAGTTGTTTTTggatattaaattgtttttagtcCCTGATTTTGTAATGTGATTGTAACTTGGTTCCTTATCTTTAAACGTTTACAAATTAGTATATGTTCAGTAATGTTTTGGAGATTAATATagtaaaagtatattttaattaaaaatacattaaaatattttttttactttttatataattacattaaaataattaaaaaacactcaaaaatatattaaattaatatattttcaagtgaaatacCATGTTACTATTCATAACCttatctctttaaaaaatatcaagtccAAGCCTACATAtctttgaaatataattataataccaGATTTGGAGTTGATATGGAGGAAGACTCCGATAACATGCTAAGAggattgacttaaaaaaatttagaagattaaaattttattatttttataaaaagatcaatgaattaaaagtcatgtttttgCCCGAGTTTTTAACTATGCcagccaaatttttttttttattattttttcttcaattcacgAGTTAACTCATTAGGTTAGTTCAAATTTTATAACCATATTATAACCCGActcaaattgattaaatataatcCAATCGATCtagtaaattaatttatcatcatgttgaaatttaatttattttttaaaataaatttataataatataatttaaatttaaaaaaatattaaaaaaatattttaattgatacaAGCATCAACTCGAGTATGTCTGTTTATGATTGTGGTTGCGGTTTAAAGtgctttttgatttaaaaatatattaaaataattttttttattttttaaaaattattttttagattagtatatcaaaataatttgaaaataaaaataataattaattttaataaaaaacaatttttttaaaaatacaaattaaaccGCGTTTTTAAACTGTCGTTGCAAAAGagtatatttttcatgttcaaaAAAAGCAATGGCAAAATAGTTTTTACACAAACACATCGATTCAAAGCGACCCCGGACAACACAAGACCAAACCCAACAGCCAACTCACTTTCTGCAAATATACCACAAAAACTTTTTGTCTTAACACAGACGTCCCCATATCCCCATCATTATCAACGAACATACCTCgaaaacacacacacagagaacACTATCCTCTTCACTTGATTCAATCTTATCTTACATTGGAAAGTAAAAAACTTTGTTGCCCATTTCActtgtttaattcttttttttcaattcacagCAATTGTTAAAGAATCAAGAAAGAATGGCAATGGCAGCCTTCAAATCCACATCAAGAAgggcaacaacaacaacaagtgCAGCAACATCAGATAAAGAAACTTCAACAAAGCAGCACGCTTTACCAAGAAAAACAGTACCCTCAAGAAGATCAAGGAGTGTGAGTGCAGTCTCAAGATCCCATCTTGTTGATACTTGTTCAACAACAAGAACAGCAGCAGAAGGAACAGCAACAGGGTCCACAGATTTCTTGATTAAAAGAGACAACCCGCTTTACTGGAGCAATGTTTCTCCACCTGGTAAAGAAGTCAGTGAAGTTGTGGCTGACAAGGAAGAGTCTAAGAGTGCACCCACAAAGCCGAATGCTGTTGGTGATAGTAGGAGAGGGAGATCCGTGTCAAGAAAGGCTGATGCTGGAAGAAACGTTTCTGGGATTGGTAGGAGTTTGTCTAGGGGTCCTGTTTCTAGAGGGAGGTCTGTGTCTCGGCCTCCTGGCTCTGGAGGCCATTTCGTGAATTCCGAGGTTTGGCTTTTGTTTTTCTggaaagcttttttcttttcattttcaattcatGAATAGCAAAGAAATGTTAGTTATTTACTCTGAAAGACTGGTTTCTTACTGATTCAATTCTGGAATTCAGTaggattttgaaattatttgttgtGAAGGGTTggtttttattgattgaattcGAGAGTAGCAAAGCATGCTTTGTTTATTGTTGGTTGTTGTTCTTGACAGAGTGATGCTGAACAAGAAgggagttcgttgatgaaatatATAAATGGGAGTGGTGGTTTGAGTGATGTGTCAAATGCTGGAAGAAATAGTGATTTAGCGAGAAGGAGTTATGATAGTAAATTTGAGAAGATGAGAAGTTCGCCCATGCGATCAGATGGATCTGCTGCAGATTTGGTATTGTCTCACGAAatgcttttatgtttttggcATTGATAAATGCGACTTGAATGAAGCTGTTTAGTTAAATGATATTtcctgttttgtttgttttttctttctagccTTCTTTGCCTTTTAGGAGCTGGGAAGATGGAGGTTTGGGAAGCTCATTTTCAGAAGCTGAAGAGAGAACTATCAAAGCAGTCTGTGAACAAATGCAGGTGAGATCTGAATGGTGTCATGTTTAATTGGTTTGGACATGAGTGATTTGGAGTTATTTATGTGTTAGTGTTCTAAATGGTTAATGCATGAGATTGTATGCAGACTTTTATGTGAATGGTTCTGAAACATCAATGGATAAGATGCATGATCCTAATGTAATTTTGGTTATGACCTCATGTTGCAGTCATTCCAAGGGGATAATTTGGGAGATGGCACCTCTAGTCGAATATATGAAACTGTTCGGTCTGAAGTTAGGCGTGCCATTGCTGACATCCAAAATGACTTAGAAAGTGTAAGTTCCCGTGGTTCATGGGTGATAAATGTTTAGTTCTTATATGATTTCAGTTGTGCTGCTTTCATGCAGGATGTCcttcaaaaaacaattctttgatGTCTATTATAATGGTTTACTAGTTATGAATGCTTGACTTAAGTTTTGCCAACAAGTGTTGGCacacacttatttcaagagaCCTTTGTTACCTGACCTGCTAACCTGGAACATGACATATTGCCTTGACTCTTTGGTCAGTAAGTTGGATATTTGATGCAAGGACGTTAAATTTCAGGAGCATCTGCTGGATTTTATGGttccattgtttttcttttctgggaAAATGTGTTATAGGCTGTGTTCACTCTACCATGTCTTCTTTTTCTGTGCCTACATGGCTGTAGTCACCTGCTCTAATTGCTGGTTGCACATTTGATTGCAGTCTTCATATTTTATTGCTTGCTTCCATGTTTTATGCTTGTTCATGATTCACTCTGAACTTTGTTTTGAGTTCAGACTATCCGAAGGAGTAACACTACCGCTATTGCAATGGCCAATGTGACTGATATTCCTCCTGATCTAGTCAACCCAAGTGCAGTTGAATTAGTTTTGGACATCAGAAGAGAATATGCCAATAAGCTTGAGCAGGTAAGTTTTACTCACTTTCAGCTGAGATTGTGATTGAAAAGTCAGATTAACCATAGGCTTGCTTTCAGCTGAGATTGTGATTGAAAAGTTAGATTAACCATAGGAAATCATTATAAAGTTGCTAACCTTTGACATTTGCTCGATTTGAGTTGGTGTGTGTCAGATTCTAGTTTCAAATTAAGTTAGGGGAAACTTGACATGCATAGTTGATGCTTGTGTTTACAATGTGCTTCGTACCCACTGTAATACTGAGTGGAGTAAGGTTTTCTACGAAGAAAATCTATGATTGTTTTGACTTGATGAAACTTATGTAgagatgaatttaaaaatggtTGATGCATGTTTTCTACTTATTCTGCCACTTGATGAACACTTAAAAGCTCAAGAGAGGAGGGATGGGATTGGGGTAGGTTCTAGATTCAAATGTTAGAAATGACAATGACAGGAGGGGGTGGGGGTTGCTCTTGTTTCCTAGTTTTGATAAATAGGCACCGAGATCCATAATTTCTGTGATGTCATGTTTGTGGTGCTTTATGCTTATTCATTTCTCTTCTATAATTTAGTTGGATCAGACACCTGCAAATCAGATCTCTTTTTAACTTGCAGTCCCATGAACGGGCAAGGAAGCTTCGAGCAGACCTGGCTGTCGAGGAGCACCGTGGTTTAGAGCTTAGTAGAATCTTGAAGGAAGTGCTTCCACATCCCAGGACGTCAAATGTGCAGAAACCCCGTGCTGGAAGAAAGGTACATCCTTTTTGTATTTTCGCGTGTGCGGCTTTCATGCAAGTATATTTACATtagatacattaaaaaacacatttagcATTGATGTAGAACGGAAGGAGAAAACAGTTGAATATGTTTAGTTAGGGACAATATCCCACACACCCAGTCAATATCCTTCTGAATCCAAGTTTACATGTTCCGCATATGGTTGATATTCTAAAATATGGAACTTGATTATCCATGCTCTCAAGTAAAGAGACTAATTGTAATTTCTATCTTATCTGGTTATGATCTCTCTTGctctctccccctccccctGAAGATCGTTGGCTTAGAGAGGTGGTTTTGATAATGATTTAAGCCATGTTTTTACTTTTCTGTTCATTCACATTAAGGTTCAGCCTCCACATGCTTAGCAGTTGGGAAGTTTCAATGTCATTAGCATATAGATGAGtgttttaactgtttttttgtttgtgctgCTCCGATGACAGTCCAGCATTGAAAGAAGGAAGGTGTCAAAACGATTAACAGATGAAGCCATGGCTTATTTTGATGAATGTGTGTCGCTGTCAACATTTGATAGCTCTGACTTCTCATCGCCAGAGGATCCACCAATAAACTTTGTTGGTGTTTCTTCCCCTGTTGGTGATTGTGCATCCTTTTCCCAAGCAAGTTCTAACGCCGCAGCAAACTGCTATCCCAACAGTTTCACTACCAATAAACAGGTTTTTGCCTCTCAACATTCATatctgttatttttattctgaATAAATGTAGTTGGCTGAATCggtgatttattttcaaaagatgCTGATGCCATctcattttaaacttaattcCTTTTCTTCATGGAGGTGCTTGTTCTTCATGTCCTGTTCTTTGCTTTgtctgttttatttttacttctagaaaaaaaaaaaaaacctgtaagACAACGAGTCTGAAGTGGTAAAGGAGTATATAAGCACCCACATATATCATGCACGTTATGTTAGAGGAACAAGAGTAGAATCATCCTGCCTTGcctttgttttctggttttttttttccccttctagaAAGTAAGGTTCAAGACAGTGAGGTTGAATATAAGCGTTCAGACACTCCATGCAATGTTATGTTGGAGAAACAAAAGTAGAATCTTAGCCTAgtaataaattatgttaatgcTTTCAGGAATTGGTTAGTGCACATAGCCACAGTGCATCAGTGTTGTCAGCCACTGGAAGCAGCAAGGAGCCTACTCTAGATGAAGTCATTCTAAACAGCTCAGAAACACCATACAGTCAGAGGTTTCAGTTTTCTTTTGCACGCAAGCCAAATGATTCCATCGAAGTTCAGCAAGATATTAGGAAGTACGTCAAAAGCTTTGAGAAAGACATGGAAAAAACTGGCGTCAATTCAAAGATTTTAAGATCAAATCACTTCGATCTGGATGAATATAATTCGCAGGCCTCGAGgcaaaactttttatttgacACAGTGTTCCTTAATAACAGAATTCAGTCGGGTAGTATGCTACTATGTGATGGAGGCATGGGAGTTTCATTTTCGCCTTTTGCTGCCGTAATCTAAATGATGTGTTTAGATTCTTACAAATTCATTCTGACCATCTGGAATGTGGAGAACTTTTGTAAGCAATAGGGTTATAGTCTTTCAGACATGTGATTTATGTAGAAGGGCTGAGAGCCTGAGACCTCTAATTAGGGTCCCTAAACAAGCGTGTTTTATGAAAAAGGGTTCCTTCAAGCACGTTCTGTAGTTGCCTGTAAGCTCATATTGTGATTTTAAGAGCatggatgttaaaaaaaaaaaagggcccCCAGGTGTAGAATGTAATATTTGCATCATTTAATCTCATCCATCAAAAtcagataatataaataaaattaaataaataaaatataaaaaataaatatcatgagTCAGGAATTTTTAAACTTGGTTAACTCGATTCAATCCATAATatgaattgattatttatttttattttatttaaatatatttgggcttcaaaattgtattttttattagatttatttaatataataaaacaggAGCTTGTTTATTATAATGATATAAGGTGTGAAAATTAGTGAAGcgacaaaaacaataaaattatttctatcTATGATAGTTTTAGagttaatttgtgttttttgtttttgaaaaaaaataagaataaagagACATGTGATATATGTTCCAATGATTTTCAATTCTTCCATCTCAAAACAAGCTGAATGCTATGAATAAGAAAAGAGTGATGAAATTGGTAATTTTATAAtagatttcatattttttttcccaggtTGCTGTGTTCTTtccaataataaagaaaaagaaaaacaacgaTATAGGAACTGGCAATGATTTCTATTTATGCCTGCCTGCCATGGAGCGTGGACCATGCGATCTTTGTTCCCTTGTCATGGTTCGTGTCCCAGTGGTTCTGTAGTAACAAGAACAAAGACCAAGGGCATGAATCTAACTTTGACACCTCTGCGGATATGTCCTCACTCAAGCGAGACACAGAAAGCTCACCAAAGTAACTGACACACAAAGCCAACCCATCAGCGGCAACAAAAACcagtaaaaatcaaaataaaaatgcaaatcaCTGACATATCTCTTTCTTTAGCCCCTGCAGTCATTTTTATATTGGACAAGGAGATGGTTAGTTGTGGGAGAGAAGGAGAGATTCTCTCAAAAACAAACTTACTGTAGAGGCAGAAAATTTCTTATTGGTAGCATGGCTGCACGTATTAGCCAAGTGTTAGGCCTCAGATTTAACTCAAGGTTAAGTAACCCAGCTCAAAAATCCTTAACCCCGTGTTGGGTTATAAAGTTAACCCCCAAGAAACATGCTCTAGTCAATTggcctctcctctcctctcctctcctccccTGTCTTGGTTTTGTGTGTTATTTTATTACCTCTCACCTCCGCTTCTTCCCTTTCCACTGTCTCTCCTTGTTTTGGTAAACCACTTTTGGTTGCCAAAATACACTCCTTCCAATTCCCAAAGTCACAAAATCTCAACTGGAGTAGGAAAACAAGGGAGACCTCACGGGTTAATTAATATAGCATAGACCCATCTTTTTTCCTCTGACAACTCTTGCTTGCATTCCATCATATTTTGTGCTCTCACGTTGCCAAAAGAAGAAGTAAATGAAGAGGTCTTCATcttgctcctcctcctcctcctcctcatcttcttcttgtGTTGCCTCTGAAAGCATTCACAAACCAAAGGCCAAACGCATTAGAAAGAATCAAAAGAGCAATCAAGGCAAATCCCAgaatgctgctgctgctgctgctaataACAGTCATAACTCAGGCAAAAGAAGTTCCATTTATAGAGGAGTCACCAGGTACCAAAACCTTGCTcaagtgtgatttttttttccttcctgtgGGGTCTCAAATTTGCATGTGTGACATTCTTCGTTGATTGATCAAGAACAGACATAGATGGACAGGAAGGTTTGAAGCTCATCTTTGGGATAAGAGTTCATGGAACAGCATTCAAAACAAGAAGGGAAAACAAGGTGAAttttgcttaattaattaaagattaacGAAAACCAAGGAGAtctacaatcttttttttatattttaattatatatttttaatccatCTTCTTACATGTTCTGACCatgttttaatctttaaaatcatCCCTGTCACTGCAACTTTCACATTCTGCTGCTTAGTTTATTTGGGTAAGCACTCCACCTTAATGatctcaatctatttttttatatatataataataagaatgccttttcatttccttaaaacaaaataaagattatGGGTCCTGATTGTGTGTAACACGTAGGTGCCTATGACAATGAGGAGGCAGCCGCACACACCTATGATCTTGCTGCCCTGAAGTACTGGGGGTCAGAGACAACCTTGAATTTTCCGGTAACCTCACATTGTTTCTTTGACTTCTTTTCAAGCTTTGACCAGTATCAACATCCATGtactttcttttggtgttttctTTGAAATCGCTAAgttacattttaaattattacatgGATCCGGCGCATGCATGTGGGCCATAACTTTCAAACTTTGTGTTTCGGATTTTGGTAGCTATGCGgttataatttgaaataaaaagattatttttttcttataaattatagttttttctcaattaagttgTAGTTTTTAGTGGTATTTATGTAAAATTTTACGTTTAATCAATAAAAGTAAACGGGATTAAAGGAGCAAAACACGATTTCAAAGcctattttgaatattaattggtgatgatgttgatgatgatgcagaTAGAAACATACACTAAAGAGATCGAAGAGATGCAAAAGGTGACTAAAGAAGAGTACTTAGCATCTCTTAGACGGCAAAGCAGTGGATTCTCTAGAGGAGTCTCCAAATACCGTGGGGTGGCTAGGTAAATGCCGCCTTTCTCTTCCACTTTATTTCACTACTTGATTTTTGGGCATTGGTTATCATCAATATGACTGGCCTGGCTTGAAACTTGACAGGCATCATCATAATGGCCGATGGGAAGCTAGAATTGGACGAGTTTATGGGAATAAGTATCTCTACCTTGGAACTTACAGTACGCTCCTCTCCCTCAATTTACTGTGACCATGGAAACTATACCTTCTTAGCATGAGATAGTAACGATTTgctgtttttcttggatatggAGAATATTGCATGAATGAATGTATACTTTATTAGGAAGAATACAACTTGGCTTTTGACTTTGCTTTTTTCTCCAAAGTTTTCCCAGATTGGAaaattttgtttgagatttgactacaagaattattattattttttttatttatctcgaCTCAAATTGACAAGCTCTAGCGATCTTGAAGAAACTTTTAGAAAGACGgatttattttggatgagtCGAATAGGGGAGTACCGTTTTGGATTTGCATTAGAGGCAGGGTAGGAGGGGCAACTTTTATGCTGGCTAGATGCCAAATTCAAAGCTGTCAGTGTGAGTCCACTCAAGCTTACGTGGCACAAACCCTTTTCTCATGCTGTCAAAATGGCAGGTTCTGTGATAAAAATGTTTGTGGGGGACTAAATTGGAAACAAACTTTAAGGTTAGATGTCTTTGAACTGTTTTTCAGTTTACAGTAGGAGCACCTGCAAATGCACCAGTGCCCAGGATTAGATTACCGTTTTAGATGCTAAAAAGGATTAGATTTTTAGATCACCATGCCACTCCGATTACTAAATTAGTATAAGATGTGACGCCCACAGTTCAATTTCCATCAGTAGGTCAGGTGACACGCCGTTACCATGACAAAAAAGGGCGTGTCAGTTTTGTCAAAAACCCTAGATCTTTAATCTTTTTGCTTGCAAAAGCCTGGGGCATTCCATCGCTAGTGCAGGGACCAGTGCTAGGGTTCATCAAGAAAATTGTGGGGTGCATCCTTAGGCTTGAACATATACTACAGGGTAAGGCTTATATGCCCACAAATTAGGCATTAACTAGCCACCTTAGTGGCCCTTGTTAATGGTGTCGGCCTCTGGTGACCCCCATGGCAGGCCTAGATTGCTTATTAACTAGGAGAAATGGCAGTCGAAGGCGGATTGATGGTGGTGGCCTTAAAGTCAGAGCATTTTCATTTTGTCTCTTTGCATTAGAAGGGAATACATGGCCACATGGGTGAGGTAGCTTTCACACCATTTTTGGTGCAAGAGTTGGGGTAAACTATTTTCTTGCCCTTATAGATTCAGCGACTTTCCACTTTGGTCCTTTTAGTTTAAGATCACTCAGTTTTAATCTTTGTAGTTTCCAAGGATTTCCAATGCGGTCCCTGGAAGTTAAATAGCCAGCACAAGCCAAAATCACTCTAGGCCCTCCTTTGTGAATTCTTTTATCGGGATCTGTGAATTTTTGTGGGATGTTATTGACATGCATAGGAGTTTGGAAGGAAAAGAAGGGGGAGATGGGCATTTTGTTAGGTTTAGTTAGATACATCATGGCTATATGCCAAGTTTTGAACTCTTTCAAAACTGCAAGATTAAAATTGGGAAATTCAAACTACAAGGGCCGAAATGGAATGCTGACAAATCTATAAGGCCTAA includes:
- the LOC7491583 gene encoding uncharacterized protein LOC7491583; its protein translation is MAMAAFKSTSRRATTTTSAATSDKETSTKQHALPRKTVPSRRSRSVSAVSRSHLVDTCSTTRTAAEGTATGSTDFLIKRDNPLYWSNVSPPGKEVSEVVADKEESKSAPTKPNAVGDSRRGRSVSRKADAGRNVSGIGRSLSRGPVSRGRSVSRPPGSGGHFVNSESDAEQEGSSLMKYINGSGGLSDVSNAGRNSDLARRSYDSKFEKMRSSPMRSDGSAADLPSLPFRSWEDGGLGSSFSEAEERTIKAVCEQMQSFQGDNLGDGTSSRIYETVRSEVRRAIADIQNDLESTIRRSNTTAIAMANVTDIPPDLVNPSAVELVLDIRREYANKLEQSHERARKLRADLAVEEHRGLELSRILKEVLPHPRTSNVQKPRAGRKSSIERRKVSKRLTDEAMAYFDECVSLSTFDSSDFSSPEDPPINFVGVSSPVGDCASFSQASSNAAANCYPNSFTTNKQELVSAHSHSASVLSATGSSKEPTLDEVILNSSETPYSQRFQFSFARKPNDSIEVQQDIRKYVKSFEKDMEKTGVNSKILRSNHFDLDEYNSQASRQNFLFDTVFLNNRIQSGSMLLCDGGMGVSFSPFAAVI